The sequence taccagttttaaatttgacagtagaactgttcgactaaataaatcaaaaaacggCTAACGCTAACTGGGATACAATTGTTCCCATTTTAGTACTATTATagaacttccagctgctgaatttgctctaaccaTTCAAACCTTGTCTTTTGTTGTTCGCACCGAACACCAATAGCTCTTTGCTCCTAGATTTTGTCgacctactttactatggggtgccttttcaaaatttaccctctgagagagtgttatgtttttgatcgtgaatatctcttgttgtatctaacgaatcaacataatttttgctatcgaaaatatgatcacaattttatgataaaattttcagttgtatgacaaaatatcaaataattcaaaattaaacttttcggaaatgtttggtatcaacgagtatcaaagaagaaaacacatgaCGCGTGTttccctttctcgtattttgaaagctcatagttcagagatctgtggaaggatttatataatctaactaccaatagattcgaattttttcaacttgaacgtgtattgccaCAAccttgaagtgtttcaatagtacactattgcccttggcatctaagagcttaagcagtgtgccttcaaatatgttactattgaataaaaaaaaatagtacactattgaaaaacctgtctgatttgatccatttcagaaccagccaatcagaacgcgttctgaggaagagaacaaaatatgtgctgcaTCGATATAAGAGATAAATATTTCACCTTTTTCATcatttcttgagcaacacttgtCGAAGCTAGACATACGGCCTTACATCGAAAACCTCATActtttggaatgaagcgagTGCCGAAAAATAGCCTACCAGTGGAAGTTGTCAGTCGTCATGGGAGCGCTGCTCAGTTAATTCGTCCAGAATAAGAGCCGAATTTCATTGTATGCTCTAAATGCACCCATTGATTCCGCCAgaaatggattgtttcatctTCTTTGGTATCCAATTGGAAATCTCAATGTATTCCTAGTCCAATTTCGGTCGAGTGTACACGCCAAGTGCCATCTCAGTTCTGTTtaaatgcagatcctgttgATCGTGAGAATTCAAGGCATTTTCCAGTTTCACTGATCATCACtaagaattaattgaattttctccatTTCCTAACAGAAGTatcagattcatcaaaatggaaATTGAAAAAGTAACGATCTCTCGCTATGCAAAAATtaaagtattgatgtagaacacaactttatactagtatgtgtgtcgtttcgaaatatgccgtgcgaaacagggttgccacatatacagatttagctgtattttatttctcctgAATAGTACATCCGCCCTCAAAAATTGTAACACAAAGGATCTAATGTATCAATTTGATACATGCCATCGAAGCGTACTGAAATCACACCAAAAACAACAGGCTAACATTTTGTCAAATTGTcacaatatttgtttttcttctcTTTTCTACTTATGTAGGATTAAGAACAGGTGGATAAATTCTATTTTCTTCTATAATAGACTGAGGGCAGTAAGTTTACCAAGTGCATTGAATACAACATATTGTAGCGTGTAACATACTTTCAAATATAGCAACTGGCCACAGATCTCCTTCGCAAGAATACCGATAATAGCACACTCGCACGCTCAAAATCTCGACTACATTTTTTGTCGtgcatacgacttactttactatggggcgccttttcaaaatttaccctgtacaagaagtcacaaatctccaaataactaggggaacgtgccacttgagccaattagttctgattctgataacacaacaacatatattttttacaaactATCGGAAAttcgatcaggaatttgtgtttaaattttcaacagggtgattttctaaatcttttggtaataatgaggaaaactcgttgtgcttgcttgcctttttcgcacccggacgatggTTTTGAGTTAGTCAGGCACACATCAGTTCAGATTATCTACTAGACGAGTTtgaaaggtaaactttgattgagAATCGTccatttgttctagtgtttcaggCGGAACTGGATGTTGATACATCATCAGAAAGAACAAATCagttttaaggccatcgtccaagtacccatgcgcgcgggtggttttaggaaattttcgatggaaattttgaaaattttgccaaaaccaaaaacatacatacctttgaaatacttttatctatctacaggttgaaaatggctggaaaattcggaggattttccgagtcttatcaaaaatagcactggaaaaatgagcttttttgtaatctttcacaattaattgaaaaaaaggttttccaaaaatgtgtccgaatgtaatctgtgtatccatcataaggtttatttgaaaaaaaaaattatgtcatccctttatttttccagataattgtgaaagatcacaaaaacactcatttttcagagctatttttgataagattcgGAAAattctccgaattttccagccattttcaccctgtagatagataaatatatttcaaaggtctgtatgtttttagttttgtcaaatttttcaaaatttccatcgaaaatttcctaaaaccacccgcgcgcatggtacttggacgatggccttaaagcgTGAaatgctcaggtcgtgctctcaactAAACTGGACTGCTAAATTCAGATTCGGAATGCAAAATCAGCGTTCAGTTATAGAACTAAATTGCAACTGAGTTCTTGAGTTTTGTTTAGTTCTCGACCTGAGTTCTTATAGAACTCCTAatatattcccaaagaactatacgattttttttctaaatttctaTGTCATAAAAAtggaaagaatctatttttgcgaAATGGCACCGAGCTTCGACTGCGTCCTTACTTTTTAGAACAGTCTTCAGAGCAATTCTAGAAACTAACAGCAGAAAAAGTGGCGAGATCAGGATCGATTGGCACAGATTCGGATATAAATGTGCACACGTCTTTAATAAGTAAAAACCATTATTTTGGCACGGGTAAGGACTCAAGACTGGTTTTTCAAATCTGAGATTGGAACCGTCAGTGTAGAGCAAATCTAGGATAATTAGATTAGCTTTGTACAATTGCCGCAGTGCAAaactcgcaacagtgtttaatatcgtatagAATTACACAATTTCGCCCTTCTGAATTCCCGTACAGTTTTTTGAATCTCATTTGTTCCGCGGTAATTAATTGTGTGGTAGAAATGCTGCCAATAAGTCAGTCTTTAGTAGAAATGCACcgtttcaattctggaagcagtgaaagttgcgaaattcacacagtcaaaaaatacaaacgattatcatttttattcgtattctcgtcctccagttatgtctgcgaCATTACTCAGCCACCATTTTTTGTATTGTCAGTATCAAGAACAAATTTTCTTATGTGTAATGTACTCCAAGGAGTTACAAATTGGTCATTACAGAAACAGACTTCATCCTCTATCTAGAATGCTACAACGACTTTTGAGAAATAAGAAGTATCCgtgatttacaaaaaagtattgtttcacgcCTAATTCGATAATTTTCATCTAAGACAACCAAGCCATTCCACCTCACCCCTGTAACGAGAAAACCCAACAACCTGACTATTTCACAGAAAAACAGATCAATTAGACCTATGACCTctgagatgatctgagtcaaagtcagcatgtgtaaagagctgactacaaatgtgactttgatctgttcggaccagatcaattgtagacggatttatcacggaagagaaacaagtcggattactgggatggagaactgtaaagtaaccagcagagAATTGGTTATGAGAgttggtgcattggaatggcaaatatgctccagcgatgaaataaattccatgaatggtatcaatttcgattcccaagcttagtatttagtattgaaagaagataaagttcaatgtttaatttgccgttggacaaaaacaacaactccaccacccattccagtaaacctgtcaaatcgattaaccacataatgtggattgcttttcaatttgacatttagtttaagaaatgtttctgtcacaatgacaatatgaattttgtgaactttgagaaaattataaaattcatcttcactcgattttaatgatcgagcattccaatttaaaatattcaaataattatttaacatcattgttaaattttaagttcattataatattatttgcaaattggtattcaacttgaaatgcttcaaaaagtgatgaagtcgaattcattcggatgatcattttccgttatatcacctaaatcgacttcgtttaaagaagcgaatggcattgaaggaatattggtaggtggaATGCCATTAAAacagccattagaagaagatgatttggccgatcttcctattaataaattgttttcgttagaagatgaactgcaaggcgttctTGTGTTTTGAATTAAGTGAtacttttctacctgttaccaaagcgtaactgtcattagaagaagatgatgacgaggtcgatctacctgccaataaattgttttcgttagaagacgaattggaaggcgtacttgttttttgttttaaattcgaagaaataagtgccttagaagaattaggcgtggcatttgtatcgtttttttattttcaggaatgttctgtaaatttgaggtcgttgatttgacgtggtctaagcgaacgagcgtttaaaatttttccccTGACATgatattcaaataattggacatatgatttccatcacaattagaacataaaaatttatcagtggtttcattcattgaacagacgtctttcgaatgcgatttaccacaattcaaactccgtatgtccatatgacagtttttggtaccatgaccgaagccttgacaacgacgacattgcgttaagtttgcaacacAATTATGGcgtgtataatgttcccaatgaattttaatgtgggaaatgaaacgtactttacctgagttttcaaattgtttacatcacttcgattgaagtgtattaggtaaagttcatgggaaattccagagcgtgattTAGTTCCATTCTCTCTTTTTTCAtatgtattacttgggaaggcaaAACCAagaaattcttttagttcatttttaatttcatcagtgctTTGATCATTTGGTAAACCTTTCAAGACATGCTTGAAGGGTCTGTGTGATTTTatctcatatgaataaaatttatgaagtttctcggacaaatatcgaataagacgttcgtaatcttccaatccatcaaccaagactcgacattctcctcttcgtccgatttgaaatgagacttttgcttccgggagaaaagtagaaagctcagtacgaaatgctttgaagtcggaaatcaccaccgtcactggtggcatagattgatgtttcttcccagaacgacaagcgtccattttgggaatttttgaagaattttcttctatgtcgctacaataggattcaggaagaatattgttagacggcatggAATCAACAGAAGGGAAGTCCGCCCGTTgtcttatttttacattcagattctacaaGATCGTCAatgtttttagaaaaatttggaataaaggattgtgatttattccttaTTGTAATATTTTTAACCTTAAGCTTGTTTCCGGTtgaacgcaggcatttttgaagaaCATAAATTAACTAGGATAAATTAGTTTtagattagactcctagtttagttaagtcttgataaagactgattttgtggtagtcttaataaagactgattagttcgaagaataattctttggATGGATAGCCTTaagaaaggctgattaatttcttagtcttgagaaagactgattatattagaacatcactctttgtatagccttaagAACGGCTGATTATTTgttagtcttcaaaaagactgttgATGATTCAGGtaaccttgaaaaagactgaaaccttgaatcaatgaaactctagctatccagaaaaattttccaggAGTCGAGCATCATCATCGAATAGCATCGTGTGCGgttcgaacgactgttcaacatcgactgaATCGGTTTATTTTTTGTACCGTTCGCCTCGTTTGAGTGGTATTGATTTTCAATGTATGTGCTCGCATATGAGAAAACCGTTCACACCGAACTACAACCAGTATCGAACCGACTTGTACTCGGTGCGACTCGATAATGCCGTAAATAAGGTTGCttatgcatttttaatgtcatcgtgatcggtcgtgtcttgtacacaaccctgtaattatTTTCTTAATTATTAGGCCATATTTTGAGGTTTAAGAACAGATCCCCAAACTCTCGATTTTTGTCGTGGTTGTGATACTCTTATGTTacctcaaaaaaaaacttaaataccactttttttcttttcttctttagATAAACCACGAAAAGTGTGTTATAACAATACAagaaaatcgaaggtaattttcCGGCCTACTGATCCAGTGATAGCTTCGGAGCACTTTTTTCCTTAGATCGAATTCAGTAAATTACCGGGCAATCATTCATCATCGATAGCTTCATAGAATATTGCATACAATATGACGTGTGTGTTCAGTACTACTACTTGTAGTACCATTTGATGAATTTTCGACACTTTCCAGTGTGATCGCATCGTAATATTTATCTaatgtttctaattttttttcaattggttcCCGAGTTACGGAACTATGTTTGAAATTGCAAACCCTCATATAGAGCGAAGATACAAGAGAgcgatttttgttcaaatttggttcaaaactgttttgatTTGTACGCTAAGCTAGCTGCTGGCCACACGAAcctacttcggctataccggattCCAGTTccgtaagtaccggaaatattGATCAAAACTATCAAAACGGAACACACTACTTTTTCTCCGATCCgccttaaccgatttccacaaactcaagCTCAAATGATagttcttatggttccataggttgctattaacttcatccggattcgactttcgattccggagctacagggtgaagtgtgttgaaaatagcGAAACGGTAATTTAGAGCGATGTAAAAAGGAAATTAAATACTACCGCATTTGACTCATAtccgtttacaaattgaaaaggttcccgagtaaagtctaacatcaaaataagaacaaattgatatttgattatgatagtaacatcagattgaaatcctaatatgatatcgactcataaaattttcaattaatatcaattaaattaaaggcaatagttttgtgaaactcaaaaaattaaaatattaaaatcaacaacttagtgaatccattgaaatagagcacaaaaaatacaaagttaagtttcaatggaagaattataccttcaatcctttgttgccttttacaaaaatgctttgacatcctgccgagatcctgcagttggcCGCAACCATAACCGAAAAGACACGATTTTTTCATCatattttcaacttttacgcaaataatgctccttattgttaaccacgagaatattagTGTCAAATTagtggcgatcatcggtaccacgtaagtctgaagcaggtcaatctgaatagtgtcTTTGGCATTTCCATttcgctgatcgtctgccgtagaaggagTTTATctagaatttgatatgagaaatatatttgacgtcatcgatttctttctagatacgttaagtatccgatcctgtaacaatttttgcgtttagttaaaaaaaaaatgttttgatatttgtaatcatacgacgtcgcgaagtttattccaaagtttttagaccattattttcagtgcatccagaaatcggggacctggatggcgaaaataatctactcgccaaacccgttctgacaatatccataactttatatccaacagtatggaaaaatttattgtttacgaagttcgaacatcgatcattgaatgtctcagatttcagaaccaagagctaattcttaataatactttagtggcttagaggagccaccaagaaaatatatgtttaatttgaatattcctaagtagtccacaaactgtgtcgaagaacccttttcaaaacaattctcattcctagttacaaatgcttagaacttcatattctcactaacgctagatatgagaagtattttatcaatcatctaataaatcttggaactttaatacacttttctaaagaaaccgtctaactaaatcttcataaaTTTTAAGTCACacgactaattctgcatcaattTATTGTAAATTACAAGTctacaagaactaaaaatttactgaagagatttttgttctatctgtggtcagaagcgagataatcgttcattgtcccaatttatccgaaaaaacaaatgatctgggataccttattgccggattcaTAATTGATGTTCTCTGTGTTGTAggagacttcactgtaaaacgttcggtcttcagaacctctaaattcgtatttcaaagtgattacatgttcgagttgtgtgagatcaagtagataactcaatttaatgttataatgtttaaATGCTAcatctttggatatgagaaggacaaagagaacatttttatactgtactcaaatagccacactgctattcacggtggatgaggaatggaagcgacgcaacgagtgtgccttgacagaaactacctgtatacaactttgtgaaataacactgcttgtcatataatcgAACATTTTCCCCCTCCTTACagctagcacttacagtccatagcaatcgcaaaaagttcgcattccaaatcacctaTGTTCGAAACCGaattctctccgcggtagtgtgaaggattgcatgaaatcttttttcttgcttgcgagtaatatcgcctaaatgtatactatcccggacctttagtggctgttctatttttagattatgttttcaatgtgctttccttgagagcaaaactagtttccagtttgatgtcacacagcattttttttgctttcagttttgatcttttaaccgttaaaacgaccaaaacgatagcaaattaagtaatcgatatatacgaacagcacaacatcagattaagttttctttttaatctcacactctactctggatatgtttgttttttttttcacaaacaaactttttaattgttatttaagtttcaaataatttactttgagaGAATTCAacagtgatatttatgaaatatAAGATTAATTCTTATATCGATAACATTCGGTTGTGAATTTTAACATGACGGGaatgaatgaaaaatgatatcGTTTTATTTTTGATAAGCCAGTCACAAATGTCTCtcattttaaattaaataatttgtaattaataaaagtaaataacaataattataaATCATAACTATTACttatgctacactgcaagcattttGGGTATAGACTAATCGAAAGCCTCTGTTTGCTATGTCCCCATCCTCGTTAGCATCCCAAAAAACGTACACAACGAAAGGTTTCACTTGACCTGCAATTACATGAAATTCAatttcgaaactattcagtTATGCAATTTCTCACGTTGAGAAATATATTCAACCAATACTTACTAGTAACCGGATAAAAACCCAAGCCGCAAAATCGATCCAAAAATGGTATGCCAGCGACAGCTTGATCGGTGACAATCGGGCTCGGTATGACGATATAATCTGTAAGACAAGCCAACCCGTTATCAGAAAGCATATTTTGTCCCATCAACGCCGGATCGACACCGTTTGCATCACTGGTAACTGTAAATGCGTACTGTCCTCCGCTTGTAGGCTGCAAATTTCACCCGGTCAATGATATTTTTATGTATTGAAATACAAAACTTACCTTACTATAAGTAATTGTGCACTTATCTGGTCCCGCTCTTATACAAATACCATAGTGATGATTGGCGATCTGTCTGGAACCTGTTAAGCCAATAGAATTTGGGTTAGGATTTTCTCCGATACCATAGTTGAAGCTACTAATCGTTCCCGTATTCCCGAAATGGTACTGCAAACATCCTTCCGGAGCCCGAAATTGGGAAGCGCATGCAATTTGCGACAATTGAAGATTCCACTGTCGATCGAACGAAGTTGAAGCTGTTGTTGCAATTCTGATAGTGATTGGATTCAAACTATCGAAATTAACGTACACGTGTTGGCCTGTGTTATCACCGCAAATTAATGGCACTTCGGAGCTTCCACCG comes from Malaya genurostris strain Urasoe2022 chromosome 3, Malgen_1.1, whole genome shotgun sequence and encodes:
- the LOC131434156 gene encoding uncharacterized protein LOC131434156; its protein translation is MQWLIWCMLFTVFRSGSSVLVNKTQLDALDRVHLRQARYFPFYTIGRIANVPCVATNGLTGTCLIRGECADNTGIFGGSCSTNTNQATCCLFSRTCGGSTNLNSTYFTNVGYPGSFNGGGTCTFTITPCSASVCQLRIDFQSLALAQPDGDGNCITDVLSVTGGSSEVPLICGDNTGQHVYVNFDSLNPITIRIATTASTSFDRQWNLQLSQIACASQFRAPEGCLQYHFGNTGTISSFNYGIGENPNPNSIGLTGSRQIANHHYGICIRAGPDKCTITYSKPTSGGQYAFTVTSDANGVDPALMGQNMLSDNGLACLTDYIVIPSPIVTDQAVAGIPFLDRFCGLGFYPVTSQVKPFVVYVFWDANEDGDIANRGFRLVYTQNACSVA